In Lachnospiraceae bacterium, one DNA window encodes the following:
- a CDS encoding TIGR02678 family protein, whose translation MKELETLLNRRWILKSEDKELYYKIRDAVGEIRKYSTDKLGCQIIDNSLLVKMEKIPVVPEKFMGIAVFDSKEEYAYLCVLLMFLEDKDAGEQFILSQLTEYMTTVLPGSITDWTLYTNRRRMIRVLRYAVEQGIIKVTDGADDSFMDDVRGEVLYENTGASKWFVRNFPKDIISYASPEDFRESEWFEVDEDRGFARRHRVYKRLLFAPAMYREDGSGEDFEYLKNYRGRLIDELEQLFDCHVHIHRGSAYFLAGDECKIGTVFPGNNSLADILLLCFGEIRRKIESGEWKTTPEEMCIVDKITFETLIKEVKHTYGSGFAKMYRDMPEGEFVENVTEEMERWMFLKKEDDMHQIKICPLTGKIQGSYPQDYMGGTEDEQQMAGE comes from the coding sequence ATGAAAGAACTGGAAACCTTATTAAACAGACGCTGGATCCTAAAATCAGAGGATAAAGAATTATATTATAAAATCAGGGATGCGGTAGGTGAGATCAGAAAATATTCTACAGATAAACTGGGATGCCAGATTATAGATAATTCCCTGCTTGTAAAAATGGAAAAAATACCGGTTGTTCCGGAAAAATTTATGGGAATTGCTGTATTCGACTCAAAGGAAGAATATGCATATTTATGTGTGCTGTTAATGTTTCTGGAAGATAAGGATGCAGGGGAACAGTTTATCCTTTCACAGCTAACTGAGTATATGACCACCGTGCTGCCGGGAAGCATTACAGACTGGACTCTATATACAAACAGACGAAGGATGATCCGAGTGCTGCGGTATGCTGTGGAACAGGGGATCATAAAAGTGACAGATGGTGCAGATGACAGCTTTATGGATGATGTCCGGGGGGAAGTATTATATGAAAATACAGGAGCTTCCAAATGGTTTGTAAGAAATTTCCCCAAAGATATCATAAGCTATGCCAGTCCGGAAGATTTCAGGGAAAGCGAATGGTTTGAAGTAGATGAAGACCGTGGATTTGCCAGACGCCACAGAGTGTATAAGAGACTGCTGTTTGCACCTGCAATGTACAGAGAAGACGGGTCTGGTGAGGACTTTGAATATCTGAAAAATTACAGAGGCAGACTGATCGATGAATTAGAACAGTTATTTGACTGTCATGTACATATCCATAGAGGAAGTGCCTATTTTCTGGCAGGTGATGAGTGTAAAATAGGTACGGTATTTCCTGGAAATAATTCACTGGCAGACATTTTGTTATTATGTTTTGGGGAGATCCGCAGAAAAATAGAAAGTGGAGAATGGAAGACTACACCGGAAGAAATGTGCATTGTAGATAAGATCACATTTGAAACACTGATAAAAGAAGTAAAGCATACATACGGATCCGGGTTTGCCAAGATGTACCGGGATATGCCCGAGGGAGAGTTTGTAGAAAACGTAACAGAAGAAATGGAACGCTGGATGTTCCTGAAGAAGGAAGATGATATGCATCAGATAAAAATATGTCCGCTTACAGGAAAAATACAGGGCAGTTATCCACAGGATTACATGGGAGGAACAGAAGATGAACAGCAGATGGCAGGCGAATAA